aaaattGAAGTACTAGAAATGAATGAACTAAACAGTCTTTTTGCATCAGTTTCTCACATCTAATTTTCAAGCAAGAGGAGAAAAGAAATAGAAGCTCAATGGGCTTGTAATTTGGTTGATTGAGTACCAAAATGCGCCCGATGGTAGCCATCTTTGGGCCTCTTTTATTGATGAAATAAAGGTTCTTTTAAGGGAGAAAGAATGTAACTTTATTAACCTTTGGTTCTAATGTACTTTGTCCTCAAAAGTCCTCTCTGGGATGaaaaatcatgcataaattttgcaTACTTCCCCATCTAAAACAAACCCCCCTCCTTCCCCCCCCCTTTCTTATTTTCCACTCTTTTATTTAATGCTTTACTTTAAGTTCTTTCACATAATTATAGCAGCTGAGATGTTTCATATGTCTTATCATCATTGTACCACATGTTATAggatagagattttttttttggtgattTTGTATAATTTCCAGATCAGAGGGATTGGCCTTTATTTTTAGAGCTCTATTCCTTAACTAATAAGTTTGAAACTAAAGCCTTCCTATTGCAGTTAGATGTTCTTAAGTCTTCCTTTAGTTTAATTGCCAATGGAATCTTTGTTTTTTTGACCTAtcttatatgcatatataatggATTTAAACACCGATGGACTGGTATGAACCAACCAGGATTTACCAGGCCCATCAACACCTGTATAAAAACATGTACTTCGTTAACAGCATATGTAGACATTCACTtttatgtttttctcttttgatttgTTAGGTTACTGATACTGGTATTAGTTTGACATTTAAATCCTTGATCTAGTAGTTTATTGTCATGTTGAAGTTAGCCACATCTTATTTTTAATTCAACATGAGTGCAATATTAATTTGATCGACTTTAAAATCACATTTGTTTCATTATCTTATCATCATTGCTCCGTCTGTTATAAGATAGAGATTCCTTTTTTGTGGAACATCTGGATCAGAGGGCTTGACCATATCCTACGGCAATTAAATTTTCTTATGTCTACCTTTAGTTTTAATGTAATGGAATCTTTAGTATTTGGACCTTCAAGATATGCATATATAATGGATTTAAACATGTATGGACTGGTACGGACTAACCAGTATCTACTGGTCGGATCAAGTACCTGTCTGAAACTGTATAGTACAACAACGGTATATAGACATTGACTTGTCtagtttattttttgattttttaggTTACTGAGACTGGTATTAAACTGGCATTTAATTATTTAATCTATATAGTTTGTCATAATGAAGTTTGTCACATCACAGTTGTAATTGAACATGAACGGGGTATGATCTGATCAATGTGTAATTGTATCGATATAGATGATGTTTGCGCAATGTTTTTAAGTGACAAGAAGTGTTTAAAAAAGTAGTTTATGGATTTTTCTACTCCGAAAGACCTGCTGTTCCatgataatagtatttttctgCCTATATCTGCAGAATACATAGATATGTTGAAGAAGTTTCACTCATTTGGGCTATATGCTTAATTTTTTTGGTCTTCTtcatcctttctttttttcttttgtcatcAAAATAAGACAAAAATATAGACAACTAGTAAGATTGAACCAAATTGTATTATCTATCAATTGGTTAAATGACACAATGGCTTGCTTCTTAGTGTGCATTTGACCGTATGAAGTTTTGGATGACAAGAGAGAATGTTAGAGAGAATGACGtggtctctttttttttatttagactTTGACATGTGATTAATTTGGTTTGCGCATGTTTTCATGATTCAAGCTTCAAAACCACATGGGaacacatgatttcaaatcataagTTACCCATGGAATATTTCAAACCAACATGCCATTTCCTGGCTTACATGACAGTGAAACCTATGGAGGGTGCCAATCCCCTAGGTTGTGGAGATTTTTATTGCAAGTTGTGAGAAGACACTTATGTCTTTAGCTTCATTACTTAATGACAATACCCTTTAAATATTGGTAGTCCTTGAATCAATCATTAACAGTGCATTTTAGTCAATATACGAAGGTTTCAGTTGGTTGCTGATAAATTTGTACCAAGCCTTGTCTAGCTGGTGCAAGAGGTTATTGTTCGGTGTATGCTAAGTTTTCAAGGATATGCAAACAACTACTTTTTTTGGGAATTATATGTTCAAATGCTGGCATTATGAGCATTGTGCAGCTGCAAAATCCCCTTATTGGTTATATTACAAATAAACCATGTATATGAAAATTACTTGTCAACCCATCAGCTATAATGCATAAATTGACTGGGAGAATTTATTTGTAATTTCTGTGATTCTAACCAACATTGGACTCAAAATGTAATTATCTTATaagtccttttttcttttttttttcttctttctaacATCACTTACTTGCAAGGCAGTAAAGGTAACTCCTAATAGTTGTTATGACTTATCATAAGTTTCATGAACTGGTGATCATGGATAGAATCATAGAAACCCTACTTTTTCAGTGTTATATCAGAATTATTAGTATCATATGTGTCCATGTCCTGTGCCGATGTCTTTGCCTTGTAGGTAGCAGCTGTGTCATTTGAGTAAATTACATTTTGTTACAAGTTGTGTTATGGAAGCAAAAATCTGTAAGCCATATTTGGCACACTGAACTTTGTTAACTTTAAAGGTAACTATCATTAACTAAGCATACTCTCTTCTAATGCCAAAATAGTAGGATGCATCCTTTACCtaattaattttgtttttttcTATCTCTTAATGATTCCTTTCATGCATAAGTTTTAGTATTATTGGgttcctttatcatgatttagatggAATTCTACAACTTTGAATGACTCCTGATTTTTTTGTATAAATATCAGGATTTATATTCTTAGCTCTTCCCATCGCACTTTAAGATGACATCAACAGCAGTTACAGCTGCGTCTATTGGTTCAGTTTGTGCACAACCTAGCTTGGGGGCAAGATCCAAGCCCTCTGGCTTGAGTTTTAGTTGCTCAAAGACCATCAATGTTTTCAGTGGTCTGAAAGCATCATCATCAGTTGTTATCGAAGCAGATACGTCATTTTTGGGAAAGGAAGGCATTGCATCTCTCCAGGCATCTTTTGTTCCCAAGATTAGACCAAAACAAGTATTTTCAAATCAACTCCAGCCCCGAGCATCCTCATTTAAGGTGGCTGTCCTTGGGGCTGCTGGTGGTATTGGCCAACCCCTTGGACTTCTTATCAAGATGTCTCCCTTGGTTTCAGCACTGCATCTTTATGATATTGCAAATGTTAAAGGAGTAGCTGCAGACCTTAGCCATTGCAATACCCCTGCCAAAGTTTTGGATTTCACTGGACAATCAGAGTTAGCCAATTGTTTGAAGGGAATGGATGTGGTTGTCATTCCTGCAGGAGTTCCGAGGAAACCAGGCATGACCCGggatgatttattcaatatcaatgCTGGCATTGTGAAGACACTGGTTGAAGCTGTCGCTGACAATTGCCCCGATGCCTTCATCCATATCATCAGCAACCCAGTGAACTCTACTGTTCCCATAGCCGCAGAAGTACTTAAGCAAAAGGGTGTTTACAATCCTAAGAAGCTTTTTGGAGTGACTACTCTTGATGTCGTCAGAGCTAACGCTTTTGTTGCTCAAAAGAAGAACCTGAAGCTCATTGATGTTGACGTACCAGTTATAGGAGGACATGCTGGAATTACTATCTTACCATTGTTGTCAAAGACGAGGCCATCAGCAACGTTTACTGATGAAGAAGTTGAAAAGCTGACTCTAAGAATACAGAATGCTGGGACAGAGGTTGTCGAGGCAAAAGCTGGTGCTGGGTCTGCAACCCTGTCGATGGCGTATGCAGCAGCACGGTTTGTCGAGTCATCGCTTCGTGCTCTTGATGGTGATGGGGATGTTTACGAGTGCTGTTTTGTTGAGTCTGAGCTAACCGAGCTGCCCTTCTTTGCATCACGAGTTAAGCTTGGGAAGAATGGTATAGAAGCATTTATATCTGCTGACCTCCAAGGTCTGACAGACTATGAGGCCAAGGCGCTGGAAGCACTTAAGCCGGAGCTGAAGACCAGCATTGAGAAGGGTGTGGCATTTGTCCACAAGCAGGCAGCAACAGCAAGTGCTGCTGCCTCTGCTAATTAATTTTAATactgcttcctcctcttcttggGCAGTTGGTTCCAGGAGAATAGAATAAAGACCGGGATGACCATTTCGTTCCGTTTTGATACTAAAGCAGGTTATCTATTGTTCTAAGTTCTAACCGTGAGAAATCGTGTCCTGGATGAGATGCAGTAGGCAGGCTAAATTGGATTGGTTTCAGGGATGTTCTATATATCTCAGTTGCATTGGGTGTTTAATTTTACATCAActggttttatttttttttgttggggAATATTTTTATTGTGTTGTCCGACCACTCTTAAAGACAGATCATTGATCATAGTGGTCAAGACGGCAAAAAATGTTTCTCGAGGTCAATCTAATAGTATTTGGAGTAGGTCTGTTTTTTCTTATGGTGGTAAGAAGTAAGCTACTGGTTTTCCCTGTTCTTTTGATGCAACATGATGCACTGGTAAGAAACCTGGGTTTTTAGACATGCGATAACCAATAGCGCACTGAAAGGAGACAAACTGGATTCGGACTCTTTTAACATCGTGTTGATGTTAAGTTTCTCAGCTCGTGATGTTTGCATCAAATGAAGTGCTTGAAACGATCAGAGATTTTCTCGGTTGCCATAAATCAAATTACCTGAACGCTCCGCTTTGAAATGTGTACAGTGTGCTACCATCATactgcaatgctaagccagtgttGCTATCCAACATCCGGAAAGTCGGCTAACCTTTGGCCAAACCAAACCTTGTAAGGCGGCAACCCAAGGTGCGTCttattttgactttttttttcttctcctctctttcttgtGATTCTATCTAAAAAAATGTGTGTTGTGAGATAGAGATCATTGAAAACCAGTTTACTCTTCTTATATTGCAAATCATACATCTGTTAGGTAGCATGAGAGTGAACTAGCCGCAATAAATTCCAAATACATGAATGGGTGACACACGACACCTGCTCTGAATCCATCCTAAACCAGCTCTCCCACTTCCAAGCAGCAGCCGTCAAGTTCGAGGAGCTAGTGAACCCGATGCCAGGGAATGCAGGTTAACCAAGGGTTTACTCACTCTCTCTAAGTAATGAAGCTGTAGGTATTTACTTTGATGGTAGATATTTATAGTCTTGATTGCCATCAGTAAAGCAGCAAAATACACCCTCGGAGAGTTAtatgaataatataataaaaccaattaatgaatttattgaactaatatatttttgagataaatAACATAGTAAATACTTCGATCATAGACTCGGACCATCGAAGAATCAATTATTGAACAGGAGAGTCGAATGTCATGTTAAAAATTAGATGTCGAATCGAAAGATTAGTCAACATATCAGAGATCTAACTTCATGCTAAATGTTCGGGCATCGTGACAAAAGAATCATATATTACATTGAAAGATTGGATATTGTGAAAAAGTCAATATGCTGATGGAATGGACGATATATCAACAGAAAGAACAATGTGCAAGAAGTTCGGATGAAGTATCGAAAGAGTAGACAATGTACAAAAAGCTTCAAAGATGTATTGGAAGAGTGGttgatttatcaaaattttaaatgagATCATTTTGAACCAATTTGAGTTCAAGTAAGTGGGTTGAAATAAAGTCAAACTTATCAAGAAAGTGATTGGACTTGAAGTATGACTAAATTAGACTTATTAAAAGATCAAACTAGTGACTTTAGTATGAATTTcataataaattgatatattttatttttaataatgaatATGTTTCATGagcatttaatatattttttatgattttttttttttggttcctATCAATATGTATGGTTactgatattttttatattatatttatcttcAGAGTAACCTATGAATTTGCAATAGATTTAAGACTTGGATGGAAGAGATTTTTTTTGTAGAAGTAATTTTGTTTAATTGAATTGTTGCTTTGTGCTGACTTTGAGCATCTCACAAAGTAGGGAACCTAATCGTAGAGGAATCACACACCGCTGGAAACACTCGGCATTCAATGAGCTTAGATGCTAAGGTTTCCACATACACGTAAACTTGATACAATTGCCTATTCTTAGATACGTCCCCTATTGCACTCGATTTCCCAAGTATAATTCGTCGCTTTACTGATGAATACTAGCAGTGATCTCAGCTTCATTacttagaagagagagagagagagagagagagagagagagagagagagagagagagagagagagagagagaacacttGGTGCGTGAGCCTTGTCGCTTACTTGCATTCTTTAGGATCGGGAGAAGGTTCACTTGCTCCTTGAGCTTGAGGATTGCTCGGAAGTAGGAGTGCTAGTCTCTGATAGACTCAGAGCAGGTACCGTGCGTCTCCCATTCGTGTCTCCAGAACTTGTTGCTATCGCCACTAGGGCATTCCAAGCTTGATAGGTTCACTATCATGCTACCTAACAGGTCACTCTCTCTCACACATTTTATGGATAGAAATCACAAGAAAGAGAGCCACAagatagagaagaagaagaagaagtcaaaATAAGGCACCACCT
The window above is part of the Musa acuminata AAA Group cultivar baxijiao chromosome BXJ2-6, Cavendish_Baxijiao_AAA, whole genome shotgun sequence genome. Proteins encoded here:
- the LOC103986793 gene encoding malate dehydrogenase, chloroplastic → MTSTAVTAASIGSVCAQPSLGARSKPSGLSFSCSKTINVFSGLKASSSVVIEADTSFLGKEGIASLQASFVPKIRPKQVFSNQLQPRASSFKVAVLGAAGGIGQPLGLLIKMSPLVSALHLYDIANVKGVAADLSHCNTPAKVLDFTGQSELANCLKGMDVVVIPAGVPRKPGMTRDDLFNINAGIVKTLVEAVADNCPDAFIHIISNPVNSTVPIAAEVLKQKGVYNPKKLFGVTTLDVVRANAFVAQKKNLKLIDVDVPVIGGHAGITILPLLSKTRPSATFTDEEVEKLTLRIQNAGTEVVEAKAGAGSATLSMAYAAARFVESSLRALDGDGDVYECCFVESELTELPFFASRVKLGKNGIEAFISADLQGLTDYEAKALEALKPELKTSIEKGVAFVHKQAATASAAASAN